A region from the Leptospira noumeaensis genome encodes:
- a CDS encoding tetratricopeptide repeat protein → MKYIYLFLFLLAIGCGNSQEINLQKYVLAKGYFFKGDLNNSEKIFKEIYEDDSEFEDVDLHLIKIEFYRGNFPESLELIESTLERGRWNQQALAFKTRIYLLNPEKKDELLPLVEKLLKLDSSNIDALLLAGKVYTIHNKISDAIIVYNRVISETDRIRSAHLELSKIYKNLGIKENAEMHENSAKRYSDFTPNEAKPIKEAVLNKIKSKRK, encoded by the coding sequence ATGAAATATATATATTTATTCCTCTTTTTACTAGCGATTGGGTGTGGTAATTCTCAAGAAATAAATCTTCAAAAATATGTTTTAGCAAAAGGATATTTTTTTAAAGGAGACTTAAATAACTCAGAAAAGATATTTAAAGAAATATATGAAGACGATTCTGAGTTTGAAGATGTAGATTTACATTTAATCAAAATAGAATTCTACCGCGGAAATTTTCCAGAAAGTTTGGAACTAATTGAATCGACATTAGAAAGAGGAAGGTGGAACCAACAGGCCCTAGCTTTCAAGACTCGAATTTATCTGTTAAATCCAGAGAAGAAGGATGAACTTTTACCGTTGGTCGAAAAACTTCTAAAATTAGATTCCTCCAATATTGATGCTTTGTTGTTGGCTGGTAAAGTGTATACGATTCATAATAAGATTTCGGATGCAATTATTGTATACAATAGAGTGATATCGGAAACCGACCGAATACGGTCTGCTCATTTGGAGTTGAGCAAAATATATAAAAACTTAGGTATTAAAGAAAATGCAGAAATGCATGAAAATAGTGCTAAAAGGTATTCAGATTTTACTCCAAACGAGGCTAAGCCTATTAAAGAAGCTGTATTAAACAAAATTAAAAGTAAGAGGAAATAA
- a CDS encoding efflux RND transporter periplasmic adaptor subunit — protein sequence MKSIYEFLKSIPFFSKFVISGLMYLLVMVAYSNLTWQDFRARIPAISKILYSKKLSISYQIEHYKNTNNDEKTEDIEKDGAIFVSVVALKESEYYPKIQNTAILEPIQSTDIYSKVSGRIEKIFVQEGDKVKLNSKLLKLDSLTYELDLIKQKAAVETSKAQFRLVKEKLVNAERMVEVKWYEIEKRKLSVQKTKSELNRIQEIYNKKKELFENNVITQEELENINLELRNRTIAHETAERDFEAISLGMRDEDITNDGHPIPAKFSDKLKLLKKINTKIERSEIEVAEKNIEVAEANIKASEMLIKEATVSSPIEGLVSKINRSEGELVNSGTGMSSPIMTIIDVRKLLVILAVNEKDIRRYRVGQDNYITVDSMPDKKYTGKIKRINPAIDPKTHTSEIKIELTNLDNILRPGMFVRSETVIGDVKKGIQIPLNSLIPKDEKSGYVFVAKDSKAYRLEVELDEKLEDIAIIKKGLKEGDLIITSNLNKLFDGAQVNFSSI from the coding sequence ATGAAATCAATTTACGAATTCTTAAAAAGTATACCATTTTTTAGCAAATTTGTCATAAGCGGACTAATGTATTTATTGGTAATGGTTGCTTATTCAAATTTAACATGGCAAGACTTTAGGGCAAGAATTCCCGCTATAAGTAAAATACTTTATTCAAAAAAACTTTCTATTTCTTACCAAATAGAACATTACAAAAACACCAATAATGACGAAAAAACAGAAGATATTGAAAAAGATGGAGCAATATTTGTATCAGTCGTTGCGCTAAAAGAATCTGAATATTATCCAAAAATTCAGAACACTGCGATACTTGAGCCGATACAATCTACTGACATTTATTCAAAAGTCAGTGGAAGGATTGAAAAGATTTTTGTTCAGGAAGGTGATAAAGTTAAGTTAAACTCTAAGTTGTTGAAGTTAGATAGTTTAACCTATGAACTGGATCTTATAAAACAAAAAGCAGCAGTAGAAACTTCGAAAGCTCAATTCCGACTAGTGAAGGAAAAACTTGTCAATGCGGAGCGTATGGTTGAAGTAAAATGGTATGAAATTGAAAAAAGAAAATTATCAGTTCAAAAAACAAAATCTGAATTAAACCGCATTCAAGAAATTTATAATAAGAAAAAGGAATTATTTGAAAATAACGTTATCACTCAAGAAGAGTTAGAAAATATCAACTTAGAATTACGGAACAGGACAATTGCCCATGAGACTGCCGAACGAGATTTTGAAGCAATTTCACTTGGTATGCGTGATGAAGATATCACGAATGATGGGCATCCCATACCCGCAAAGTTTTCAGATAAATTGAAATTACTGAAAAAAATTAATACCAAAATAGAACGCTCCGAAATTGAAGTAGCAGAAAAAAATATAGAAGTAGCAGAGGCGAACATCAAAGCTTCTGAAATGTTAATTAAAGAAGCAACGGTTTCTTCACCTATTGAAGGGTTGGTCTCGAAGATAAATCGGTCAGAAGGGGAGTTAGTAAATTCTGGCACAGGGATGTCCAGTCCCATTATGACAATTATAGATGTTCGTAAATTGCTTGTTATCCTTGCGGTGAATGAAAAGGATATTAGAAGATATCGGGTTGGACAAGATAACTACATTACTGTCGATTCAATGCCTGATAAGAAATATACGGGAAAAATCAAAAGAATTAATCCTGCAATTGATCCCAAAACTCATACATCAGAAATCAAAATTGAACTTACTAATTTAGATAATATCTTGCGACCAGGTATGTTTGTTAGGTCAGAGACTGTTATTGGAGATGTTAAAAAGGGTATTCAAATACCGTTAAATTCCTTAATACCGAAAGACGAAAAATCCGGTTATGTCTTTGTTGCGAAAGATTCAAAAGCATATAGGTTAGAAGTTGAATTAGATGAAAAATTGGAAGATATAGCGATAATTAAAAAAGGTCTTAAAGAAGGGGATTTAATTATCACTTCCAATTTAAACAAATTGTTTGATGGCGCTCAAGTAAACTTTTCATCTATTTAA